One Glycine max cultivar Williams 82 chromosome 4, Glycine_max_v4.0, whole genome shotgun sequence DNA segment encodes these proteins:
- the LOC102666544 gene encoding uncharacterized protein produces the protein MPLYSKFLKDLLTKKGKYIHSDNIVVEGNCSVVIQRILPPKYKDPGSVTIPCSIGVVSVGKALIDLGASINLMPLSMCRRIGELEIIPTRMTLQLADHSITSPYGVVEDVLVKVCQFTFPANFVIMDIEKDVEIPLILGRPFMLIANCVVDMGKSNLEMSVDDQKVTFKLFDTMKQLINRNVCSKIERIENETTQIAKEKVLQDS, from the coding sequence atgccactctactccaagtTTCTCAAAGATTTGCTGACCAAGAAGGGAAAATATATCCACAGTGATAAtattgtggtggaaggaaattgtagtgttgtTATCCAGAGGATCCTTCCACCAAAGTATAAGGATCCAGGGAGTGTTACTATCCCTTGCTCAATTGGTGTTGTGTCAGTTGGAAAAGCCCTTATTGACTTAGGGGCTAGCATTAATCTGATGCCCCTATCCATGTGTAGAAGGATTGGAGAGCTAGAAATCATACCAACAAGAATGACATTGCAGCTGGCAGATCACTCAATCACAAGTCCATATGGTGTAGTGGAGGATGTGTTGGTCAAAGTGTGTCAATTCACTTTCCCtgcaaattttgtgataatgGACATTGAAAAGGACGTTGAAATTCCACTGATTTTAGGCCGTCCATTCATGTTAATAGCCAATTGTGTGGTTGATATGGGGAAAAGTAATCTAGAGATGAGTGTGGATGACCAGAAGGTTACCTTCAAATTGTTTGATACaatgaaacaattaattaacCGAAATGTCTGTTCCAAGATAGAGAGGATTGAGAACGAGACAACTCAGATTGCCAAAGAAAAGGTTTTGCAAGACTCTTAG